From the Montipora capricornis isolate CH-2021 chromosome 2, ASM3666992v2, whole genome shotgun sequence genome, one window contains:
- the LOC138018852 gene encoding uncharacterized protein — MSSQTYNSLADKLRRSFHSVLIQISGSLRKDQLDELFFYWTGLTTERDSAALDILRRSRSSREDVSNLKEGLRAVQREDLFKCWTVFEIKRNLSILLNLYARKRSGTERSCGHALHPAKKVVDNSSIVMNQIEGGHYDDDIAVGSLVDSTKNIRKVLVAFEKEVERELMDPWSRLTLLVIAGETVASALAKDETHCFDMNETLIVTLCCNGAEELCSRMIKMGTWEQFCDHVEEQYYRVSCQDESSLARKKIAEVMQKLKETRFFQ; from the exons ATGTCATCACAAACTTACAACAGCTTAGCTGACAAACTCCGACGATCTTTTCATAGTGTTCTGATTCAAATATCTGGCAGTTTGAGGAAAGATCAACTGGATGAGCTTTTTTTTTACTGGACTGGACTCACTACTGAGAGGGATTCCGCAGCTCTAGACATTCTTCGCCGCTCTCGTTCTTCAAGGGAGGATGTGTCTAACCTAAAGGAAGGTTTGCGTGCGGTGCAACGAGAAGATCTCTTCAAATGCTGGACTGTATTTGAAATCAAGAGGAACCTTAGTATCCTCCTTAATCTCTATGCAAGAAAGAGGAGTGGAACAGAAAGGTCTTGTGGGCATGCTTTGCATCCGGCAAAGAAGGTAGTTGACAATTCGTCTATAGTTATGAACCAGATAGAAGGGGGTCACTACGATGACGATATCGCAGTTGGATCGTTGGTGGACTCGACAAAGAACATCAGGAAGGTGCTGGTCgcttttgaaaaagaagttgaacgCGAACTGATGGATCCATGGAGCAGATTGACCTTGCTTGTGATTGCAGGGGAGACCGTAGCTTCTGCTTTGGCAAAGGATGAAACTCACTGCTTTGACATGAATGAAACGCTGATCGTGACACTCTGCTGCAACGGAGCTGAAGAACTTTGCTCACGAATGATTAAAATGGGAACTTGG GAGCAGTTCTGTGACCACGTAGAGGAACAGTACTATCGTGTCTCTTGTCAAGATGAGAGCAGTTTGGCAAGAAAGAAAATAGCTGAGGTGATGCAGAAGCTAAAGGAGACTAGGTTCTTCCAGTAG
- the LOC138039100 gene encoding uncharacterized protein, whose product MCTLLFMIDKGDLTHEQEITGVTCKSFAFSIYRLAYSIRFTSVCTANDFSPVDITPADDDSSRSNPALDEASRSAVKALVNESIANLTDNLTEVIESRLGAFATKFSAQNSSTVTNAVEKARLDRYICKRKGNQQQLDHAHDVLEKFDDATDSLKAGAHERVERSLEEGTKLVSKRIKAIKLADKSEFGWLTVSEYLSDELASDSDDEKRMYRSEKRAERKVKEKLKQKRSRPQRSASSSYRTSSSYSSRNERSDDRFEPRPRRLGPCFKLSIPLWFLFCLGLFFYFGYARRTYPVCSMYSVVPCAIWS is encoded by the exons atgtgtaCATTGTTATTTATGATTGACAAAGGAGATCTTACACATGAGCAGGAAATCACAGGAG TTACTTGCAAGTCATTTGCATTTAGTATATATCGGTTAGCATATTCGATTCGTTTCACTTCGGTCTGTACTGCGAACGACTTTAGTCCAGTAGACATCACGCCTGCGGATGATGATTCTTCCAGAAGCAATCCAGCTTTAGACGAAGCTTCGCGGAGTGCTGTGAAGGCTTTGGTCAACGAATCAATTGCCAATTTGACCGACAACTTAACCGAGGTAATTGAGAGCCGTTTGGGTGCTTTTGCCACGAAGTTTTCAGCACAAAACAGTTCTACCGTGACTAACGCAGTTGAGAAGGCTCGTTTGGACCGGTACATCTGCAAGAGAAAGGGCAATCAGCAGCAGTTAGATCACGCTCACGACGTCTTGGAGAAGTTTGATGATGCCACCGACTCGCTCAAGGCCGGCGCTCATGAACGAGTGGAACGATCCTTGGAAGAAGGTACGAAGCTAGTCTCTAAACGTATCAAGGCCATTAAATTAGCTGACAAGAGCGAATTCGGTTGGCTGACAGTCAGCGAGTACCTATCGGACGAGTTGGCGTCCGATTCAGATGATGAGAAACGAATGTATCGCTCGGAGAAGAGGGCGGAGAGGAAGGTGAAGGAAAAGctgaaacagaagcgaagcagaCCGCAACGCAGCGCCTCCTCATCGTACCGAACCTCGTCGTCTTACAGTTCTAGGAACGAGAGAAGTGATGATCGTTTCGAGCCACGCCCTAGACGCTTGGGACCTTGTTTTAAGTTGAGTATACCgctttggtttcttttttgtctAGGTTTGTTCTTTTACTTCGGGTACGCACGCAGAACGTATCCAGTTTGCTCCATGTATTCTGTTGTGCCTTGTGCTATTTGGTCGTAA